In a single window of the Candidatus Flexicrinis proximus genome:
- a CDS encoding 4Fe-4S dicluster domain-containing protein translates to MVLAATLAQPLDTFARDILQGRVDTPHGGDPNYHWAMVIDLSKCIGCDYCVWACQATNDTADDMRWNIRVEDETPLGNVFNLTRPCLHCRNAPCVEVCPVQATYHRHDGLVVMDYDKCIGCRYCQTACPYGARSFNWSERTDVNPRVPDWGKPEVARRPRGVPEKCTFCIHRIDAGLAKGLMPGVDEEATPACVNICPVNARFFGNINDPNSSVARIVSTMATLRLREDLGTEPSVYYIPPEGLLS, encoded by the coding sequence ATGGTCCTGGCGGCGACACTCGCGCAGCCCCTCGACACGTTCGCACGCGACATCCTGCAGGGCCGAGTCGATACGCCACACGGCGGCGACCCGAATTACCACTGGGCAATGGTGATCGACCTGAGTAAGTGCATCGGGTGCGATTACTGCGTGTGGGCGTGCCAGGCGACAAACGACACGGCTGACGATATGCGCTGGAACATCCGCGTGGAAGACGAAACGCCGTTGGGCAACGTCTTTAATCTAACGCGGCCGTGCCTCCACTGCCGTAACGCGCCGTGCGTCGAAGTTTGCCCGGTGCAGGCAACCTATCACCGGCACGACGGCCTGGTCGTGATGGATTACGACAAGTGCATTGGCTGCCGCTACTGCCAGACCGCATGCCCATACGGCGCGCGCAGCTTCAACTGGAGTGAGCGCACGGACGTCAATCCACGCGTACCCGACTGGGGCAAGCCGGAAGTTGCCCGCAGGCCGCGCGGCGTGCCGGAGAAGTGCACGTTCTGTATCCACCGGATCGATGCCGGGTTGGCCAAGGGGCTGATGCCCGGTGTTGACGAGGAAGCGACGCCGGCGTGCGTCAACATTTGCCCTGTCAACGCGCGGTTCTTCGGCAACATCAACGATCCGAACAGTTCGGTTGCACGGATTGTGTCGACGATGGCGACGCTTCGCCTGCGCGAGGACCTTGGCACCGAGCCGAGCGTCTACTATATTCCGCCGGAGGGGCTACTCTCATGA
- a CDS encoding RNA-binding transcriptional accessory protein, whose protein sequence is MTHTTSIAQLLNVRPTQVAATIELLDAGNTLPFVARYRKEATGGLDEDQICRLAEALSHFRALDERRATILASIEEQGKLTAELRSQIAAAETLTVLDDLYLPYRPKRRTRASIARERGLSGLADLILKQARPPQALEQIAHQYLNPEVPTIEDAWSGARDIVAETISDHAATRGSIREKALRWGTLSSEKIDGAADEKSVYATYYQFQSRVDRIQPYQLLAINRGEAEKILRVKVTLTERDWLTPIHDVFRPDRRSPLAEQLELAIADAAKRLLLPAIERDVRAALTEHAETHAIQVFAANLRGLLNQPPLAGHIVLGLDPAFRTGCKVAVIDVTGKVLATDTVFPHEPQRRWADALKTLRDLIARYSITLIAIGNGTASRETEKLVAELTAGSDSVHYLMVNEAGASVYSASPLARDELPDLDVTLRGAVSIARRVLDPLAELVKIDPKSIGIGLYQHDVNQKQLAEKLDAVVESTVNRVGVDPNTASAALLTHVAGIGPKLAAKIIEHRDASGAFDSRAALKAVAGLGPKAFEQAAGFLRVRGGKNPLDASAIHPESYHIAAEILKRAALSGHTPAVERDAALNELRQRNPVEQLAADLGTGVPTLSDIFEQLARPGRDPREDLPAPLLRKDVLSAEALQVGMVLSGTVRNVVDFGAFIDIGVKQDGLLHRSQLPRGKVLTVGDVLEVQIVSVELERGRIGLGWVEPAAHP, encoded by the coding sequence GTGACTCATACGACATCTATCGCGCAGCTGCTCAACGTGCGCCCCACGCAGGTCGCCGCCACCATTGAACTGCTCGATGCCGGCAACACCCTCCCCTTCGTCGCCCGTTATCGCAAAGAAGCGACTGGAGGATTGGACGAAGACCAGATCTGCCGGCTTGCCGAAGCGCTCTCGCACTTCCGCGCACTGGATGAGCGGCGAGCGACGATCCTTGCCTCAATCGAAGAACAGGGCAAGCTCACGGCGGAACTCCGGTCGCAGATCGCCGCCGCCGAAACCCTGACCGTTCTCGATGATTTATATTTGCCCTACCGCCCAAAACGCCGTACCCGTGCCAGCATCGCCCGCGAAAGAGGACTCTCTGGGCTGGCTGACCTCATTCTGAAGCAGGCGCGTCCGCCGCAGGCATTGGAACAGATTGCGCATCAGTACCTGAACCCGGAGGTGCCCACAATCGAAGACGCCTGGTCTGGTGCGCGCGACATCGTGGCCGAGACGATCAGCGACCACGCAGCCACCCGGGGCAGCATCCGCGAAAAAGCACTCCGCTGGGGGACGCTGTCCAGCGAGAAAATCGACGGCGCGGCCGACGAAAAAAGCGTTTACGCCACGTATTATCAGTTTCAGTCGCGCGTCGACCGCATCCAACCCTATCAACTCCTGGCCATCAACCGCGGTGAGGCGGAGAAGATCCTGCGCGTCAAGGTTACGCTTACTGAGCGCGACTGGCTCACGCCGATTCACGACGTCTTCCGCCCTGACCGGCGTTCGCCGCTGGCTGAACAGCTCGAATTGGCAATTGCCGACGCCGCCAAACGCCTGCTGCTGCCCGCAATCGAACGCGACGTTCGCGCGGCGCTCACCGAGCATGCTGAGACCCACGCGATTCAGGTCTTCGCGGCCAACCTGCGCGGTCTCCTCAACCAGCCCCCACTTGCCGGCCACATCGTCCTCGGGCTCGATCCGGCTTTTCGGACCGGCTGCAAAGTCGCGGTGATCGATGTCACGGGCAAAGTGTTGGCCACCGACACGGTCTTCCCGCATGAGCCGCAGCGCCGCTGGGCGGACGCGCTGAAAACTCTGCGTGATCTGATCGCCAGGTACAGCATCACCTTAATCGCGATCGGCAACGGCACCGCCTCGCGTGAGACGGAGAAACTCGTCGCTGAACTGACCGCTGGCTCGGACAGTGTGCATTATCTGATGGTCAACGAGGCCGGCGCCAGCGTCTACAGCGCCAGTCCCCTCGCCCGTGACGAGCTTCCCGATCTGGACGTCACCTTGCGCGGCGCGGTCTCGATCGCCCGTCGCGTACTCGATCCGTTGGCCGAGCTGGTAAAGATCGATCCGAAGTCCATCGGAATCGGCCTCTATCAGCACGATGTCAACCAGAAACAGCTTGCCGAAAAGCTGGACGCGGTGGTCGAAAGTACCGTCAACCGCGTAGGCGTCGACCCCAATACCGCGTCCGCCGCGCTGCTGACCCATGTCGCCGGCATTGGCCCGAAGCTCGCCGCGAAGATCATCGAACACCGTGACGCCAGCGGCGCATTTGACAGCCGGGCAGCCCTAAAGGCGGTGGCAGGTCTGGGTCCAAAAGCCTTTGAGCAGGCCGCCGGATTCCTGCGCGTGCGCGGCGGCAAAAACCCGCTTGATGCCAGTGCGATCCACCCTGAGAGCTACCATATCGCCGCAGAAATCCTCAAACGTGCCGCGCTGTCTGGACATACACCTGCCGTTGAGCGCGATGCAGCGCTCAACGAATTGCGTCAGCGTAACCCGGTCGAGCAGTTGGCAGCAGACCTGGGGACCGGCGTCCCGACTCTATCCGACATCTTCGAGCAGTTGGCTCGTCCCGGCCGCGACCCGCGCGAGGATCTCCCCGCACCGCTCCTCAGAAAAGACGTGCTGTCCGCCGAGGCGCTGCAGGTTGGGATGGTCCTCAGCGGGACTGTCCGTAATGTGGTCGACTTCGGCGCTTTCATCGACATCGGCGTCAAGCAGGATGGCCTGCTGCACCGCAGCCAGCTCCCGCGCGGCAAAGTCCTCACGGTTGGTGACGTCCTCGAAGTACAAATCGTCAGTGTCGAGCTTGAGCGCGGGCGCATCGGCCTTGGCTGGGTAGAGCCTGCGGCCCACCCCTGA
- a CDS encoding ABC-F family ATP-binding cassette domain-containing protein, giving the protein MHILNISAITVNHAGRDIFRDLTWAVGARDRIGLVGPNGAGKSSLLQVIAGALAPVRGRVVFPPRIAVGYLAQEIELPPGTVFEAASVPSPDLAAALAALDAVETRLSDPDVYGDPDALALALDDQQIALDRCERLGTARQIALVRELLVKLSITPDQWDLPVSALSGGQTKLVALARLAAWSPDILLLDEPDNHLDLQAKSALETFLRQYHGAVVLVSHDRYLLDSVVTHISELEDGKLSNYTGDYSAYTVERELRRIRQQQLHVAQQKVIARIEAAIKDWEEKAKADLNERHARQAASRRKMLARMEARGDMVEAVTERRQMDLQIAGGRGSTNALELQRVTMGFDGVTLFSNLDLLVRHGERVALIGRNGAGKSVLFKLVLGELTPLSGVIKVGNSTRIGYYAQRHETLNTWKGRTPIELVQHLQPMSEGAAVNKLLSFAFTYQQTRLPIGSFSGGEHSRLQLLAVVLQQPNLLLLDEPTNNLDIASCEVLENALDEFEGAILTISHDRYFLDRLTDRIVELEDGALEDYVGGYADFLRQKAARKRQRAEQLAKTAARRQGPDSKARRAPR; this is encoded by the coding sequence ATGCACATACTGAATATCAGCGCCATCACCGTCAATCATGCTGGCCGCGACATCTTCCGTGATTTGACCTGGGCCGTCGGTGCCCGCGACCGTATCGGGCTTGTCGGCCCCAACGGCGCCGGCAAGTCCAGCCTGCTTCAGGTCATTGCCGGCGCCCTGGCTCCCGTCAGAGGCCGGGTGGTTTTCCCGCCCAGAATCGCCGTCGGCTATTTAGCGCAGGAGATCGAACTGCCGCCGGGGACCGTCTTCGAAGCGGCTTCCGTCCCTTCGCCGGATCTTGCCGCAGCGCTGGCCGCCCTCGACGCCGTGGAAACCCGGCTCTCCGACCCCGATGTGTATGGCGATCCCGACGCGCTTGCCCTCGCCCTCGACGATCAGCAGATCGCTCTGGACCGCTGCGAGCGGTTGGGTACGGCGCGCCAGATCGCGTTGGTCCGCGAGCTGCTGGTGAAACTCAGCATCACCCCCGATCAGTGGGATCTACCAGTCTCCGCACTCAGCGGCGGACAAACCAAACTGGTCGCGCTGGCGCGGTTGGCGGCCTGGTCGCCGGACATTCTGCTGCTCGACGAGCCGGACAACCATCTCGATCTGCAGGCAAAGTCCGCGCTCGAAACCTTCCTGCGGCAGTATCACGGCGCGGTCGTGCTCGTCTCGCATGATCGTTATCTGCTCGATTCGGTTGTCACCCATATCAGCGAACTTGAAGACGGCAAGCTGTCCAACTACACCGGCGACTATTCTGCCTACACGGTTGAACGCGAACTGCGCCGGATTCGCCAGCAGCAGCTCCATGTCGCCCAGCAGAAAGTCATCGCGCGTATCGAAGCCGCGATCAAGGATTGGGAAGAAAAAGCCAAGGCCGATCTCAACGAGCGCCACGCCCGCCAGGCCGCCTCGCGCCGGAAAATGCTCGCGCGGATGGAGGCCCGCGGAGACATGGTGGAGGCTGTGACCGAACGCCGCCAGATGGACCTCCAGATCGCCGGTGGCCGCGGCAGCACCAATGCGCTCGAATTGCAGCGCGTCACTATGGGATTTGACGGCGTGACACTCTTTTCCAACCTCGATCTATTGGTCAGACACGGCGAACGCGTTGCGCTCATCGGGCGCAATGGCGCGGGAAAGTCGGTTCTCTTCAAACTGGTTCTCGGCGAACTCACGCCGCTTTCGGGTGTGATCAAAGTCGGCAATAGTACCCGGATCGGCTACTACGCCCAGCGGCATGAAACCCTCAACACCTGGAAGGGGCGGACACCCATTGAGCTTGTGCAGCATCTTCAGCCGATGAGCGAAGGCGCCGCCGTAAACAAGCTCCTCAGCTTTGCGTTCACCTATCAGCAGACTCGCCTGCCGATCGGATCCTTCAGCGGTGGAGAGCACAGCCGTCTTCAGTTACTTGCGGTCGTGCTCCAGCAGCCCAATCTACTACTGCTCGACGAGCCGACCAACAATCTCGACATCGCCTCCTGCGAGGTTCTGGAAAACGCGTTGGACGAGTTCGAGGGAGCTATCCTCACGATCTCCCACGACCGTTACTTTCTCGACCGCCTGACCGACCGCATTGTCGAGCTTGAAGACGGCGCGCTGGAGGATTATGTGGGCGGCTATGCTGACTTCCTGCGCCAGAAGGCGGCGCGAAAACGCCAGCGCGCGGAGCAGTTGGCAAAAACGGCCGCCCGCCGCCAGGGGCCGGACTCAAAGGCCCGACGTGCACCACGATAG
- a CDS encoding DUF4037 domain-containing protein, which yields MQPIVNQVAEKVAQYWQQYPQVEAVAVAGSQMSGHAGVDSDIDIYIYTTVDLPAAQRLEMARSFSPGAQLIDFWGPGLEWDDPATGIHLDNVFFSAAWIDDQIDRVLLRHEPSLGYSTAFLNTVSRSYILFDRNGWFAALVNKARRPYPEALAHAIIALNFPVLRSVFPSYRVQLLKAAKRRDGVSLNHRAAALLASYFDILFAVNRLPHPGEKRLIEFVEKNCAKRPATFSAQVQQLLTACAVAPDEVSSAVDELCDGLEALLRDENLLPTT from the coding sequence TTGCAGCCCATTGTCAATCAGGTCGCCGAAAAAGTCGCCCAATACTGGCAGCAGTACCCGCAGGTCGAGGCTGTCGCTGTCGCGGGTTCGCAGATGTCAGGTCACGCGGGCGTGGACTCGGATATCGATATCTACATCTACACCACGGTCGATTTGCCGGCCGCTCAGCGTCTGGAAATGGCCCGGTCGTTCTCGCCAGGCGCGCAGCTGATTGACTTCTGGGGTCCGGGTCTGGAATGGGATGACCCGGCAACCGGCATTCACCTCGATAACGTCTTTTTCTCGGCCGCATGGATTGACGATCAGATCGACCGTGTGCTGCTGCGCCACGAACCGTCGCTTGGCTACAGTACCGCGTTCCTGAATACCGTTAGCCGTTCCTATATCCTGTTTGACCGTAACGGTTGGTTCGCCGCGCTGGTCAATAAAGCGCGCCGCCCCTATCCCGAAGCGCTGGCGCATGCCATTATCGCGCTCAACTTTCCGGTCCTGCGCTCGGTCTTCCCGTCCTATCGTGTGCAGTTGCTCAAGGCTGCGAAACGCCGCGACGGGGTCAGCCTCAACCACCGCGCCGCTGCGCTGTTAGCCAGCTACTTTGACATCCTGTTTGCCGTAAATCGACTGCCGCACCCGGGTGAGAAGCGGCTGATCGAATTCGTCGAGAAGAACTGCGCTAAACGCCCTGCCACCTTTTCCGCACAGGTTCAACAACTTCTGACCGCCTGCGCAGTCGCGCCCGATGAGGTATCCTCGGCTGTTGACGAGTTATGTGATGGCCTTGAAGCGCTGCTCAGAGACGAAAACTTGTTGCCCACCACCTAG
- a CDS encoding response regulator transcription factor, with amino-acid sequence METQITEETIRVAIVDDHGIVRQGLRALLSRPGIEVVGEADSGNAAIRLAESIRPDVMLLDIRMKDGDGLHSLPHIKQASPNTSVIVLTTYSNPSYLARAISGGAAGYLSKETNPDQIVRAVRAAALGEDLIDRTLLQAALAQAALMEDGGTHAGLSAGDDHVEVESLSERELDVLRLMVQGLPNGSIADALSISIPTVKTHVQHILQKLHVSDRTQAALLAVRLQLVD; translated from the coding sequence ATGGAAACGCAGATCACAGAGGAGACGATCCGGGTCGCTATTGTGGACGACCATGGAATCGTGCGGCAAGGCCTGCGCGCGCTGCTGTCCCGGCCGGGCATTGAGGTTGTGGGGGAAGCCGACAGCGGAAATGCTGCCATTCGTCTGGCGGAGTCGATCCGTCCTGACGTGATGCTGCTGGATATTCGGATGAAAGATGGCGATGGCCTACACAGCTTGCCGCACATCAAGCAAGCGTCTCCGAATACCAGCGTGATTGTCCTGACGACCTATTCGAACCCGTCGTATCTGGCGCGGGCGATCAGCGGCGGCGCGGCGGGCTACCTGTCGAAGGAAACCAATCCTGACCAGATCGTGCGGGCGGTGCGCGCTGCGGCACTGGGCGAGGACCTGATCGACCGGACGCTGTTACAGGCCGCGCTGGCGCAGGCCGCGCTGATGGAAGATGGCGGCACGCATGCCGGCCTGTCTGCCGGCGACGACCATGTCGAGGTTGAATCGCTGTCGGAACGCGAGCTGGACGTGCTGCGGCTGATGGTACAGGGATTGCCCAACGGGTCGATTGCCGATGCATTGAGCATCAGCATCCCGACGGTGAAGACCCATGTCCAGCATATTCTGCAGAAGCTACACGTTTCTGACCGCACACAGGCTGCACTCCTGGCTGTCAGGCTCCAGTTGGTTGATTGA
- the mgrA gene encoding L-glyceraldehyde 3-phosphate reductase, translated as MPHYLPSDSRYSSMTYRRCGRSGIRLPLISLGLWHNFGGVDTYENGRKMVLRSFDMGITHFDLANNYGPPPGSAEENFGRVLTNDLKPYRDELIVSTKAGYLMWGGPYGEWGSRKYLIASLDQSLKRMGLDYVDIFYSHRPDPDTPLEETMMALDFAVRSGRALYVGLSNYSAEQTKRASQILRALGTPCLIHQPRYNMFDRWVENGLLDVLDEEGIGTIPFSPLAQGTLTSRYLNGIPHDSRAASENSPFLSGAQVEKSLDKVRRLNAIALQRGQNLSQMAVNWLLRRKTITSILIGASKVSQIEDVVAGLLNLSFSADEIVAIEAVLSS; from the coding sequence GTGCCACACTATCTCCCTAGTGACAGTCGTTATAGCAGCATGACCTATCGGCGCTGCGGCCGCAGCGGCATCCGTTTACCGCTGATCTCGCTTGGCCTCTGGCACAACTTCGGCGGGGTCGATACCTACGAGAATGGCCGCAAGATGGTGTTGCGCTCATTCGACATGGGCATCACCCATTTCGACCTCGCCAACAACTATGGGCCTCCGCCCGGATCAGCCGAAGAAAACTTCGGGCGCGTGCTGACCAATGACCTCAAACCCTACCGCGACGAGCTGATCGTCTCCACCAAAGCCGGCTATCTGATGTGGGGCGGCCCGTATGGGGAATGGGGTTCGCGCAAGTATCTCATCGCCAGCCTTGACCAGAGCCTTAAACGCATGGGGTTGGACTATGTCGATATCTTCTACAGCCACCGTCCCGACCCCGATACCCCGCTCGAAGAGACCATGATGGCGCTCGACTTCGCCGTCCGCAGCGGCCGCGCCCTGTATGTCGGTCTCAGCAACTATTCTGCCGAGCAGACCAAACGCGCCTCGCAGATCCTTCGCGCTTTGGGAACGCCGTGCCTCATCCACCAGCCCCGCTATAACATGTTCGACCGTTGGGTCGAAAACGGCCTGCTCGATGTGCTCGACGAAGAGGGAATCGGAACGATTCCGTTTTCCCCGCTGGCACAGGGAACGCTCACCAGCCGCTATCTCAACGGAATCCCGCATGACTCGCGCGCGGCCAGCGAAAATTCACCTTTTCTCTCCGGCGCCCAGGTTGAAAAGTCGCTTGATAAGGTGCGCCGCCTGAACGCCATCGCGCTCCAGCGCGGCCAGAACCTCTCGCAGATGGCCGTCAACTGGTTGCTTCGCCGCAAGACCATCACGTCGATCCTGATCGGCGCCAGCAAAGTCTCACAAATTGAAGATGTCGTGGCCGGCCTGCTGAATCTCTCGTTCAGTGCGGATGAAATCGTCGCGATCGAGGCGGTGCTGTCCTCGTAA
- the nrfD gene encoding polysulfide reductase NrfD: protein MSVTAHAVHSAQPTAVPFQGRKRISPQFIAWLLLLAVMLVVGFFSFMHVLINGLGVTNLTDELPWGLWITVDLSSIALGAGAFTLSAAVYLFGLKHYEAIARAAVLVGLLGYSSAMLALFVDIGRFDRFYHPIIYWNVHSVLWEITMCVVLYLTVLSIELLPVVIESTPLRKVKFLVSLGHLLHRLMPGVALAGMGLSLLHQSSLGATYGILTARPFWYSPSAPVLFILSAIAAGASLTLLVTLLTGKLTQREMVPDNVITGVAKFIGFMCLAYLYLKIWSWAATNYYSHVPEQRLGAEILAQDTPYNYTFWFGEVLFGALVPAVFMLWGRLRRNRNALMLAAAMIIAGLVINRWNMTLSGFVIPLDWSPGVRDIFPVNLYEPALIEWGVAIGIVGYSWIAFTLGVRYLNLYPEARLLSEVPKEPA from the coding sequence ATGAGCGTAACTGCACACGCGGTTCATTCCGCACAACCAACGGCTGTACCCTTCCAGGGCAGAAAGCGGATTTCCCCTCAGTTCATCGCATGGCTGCTGCTGCTGGCGGTGATGCTGGTGGTCGGTTTCTTCAGTTTCATGCACGTGCTGATCAACGGTTTGGGCGTTACGAACCTGACCGATGAGCTGCCGTGGGGGCTGTGGATCACGGTCGATCTCTCGTCGATAGCGCTGGGCGCCGGCGCGTTCACCTTGTCGGCGGCGGTGTACCTGTTCGGGCTTAAGCATTACGAGGCGATCGCGCGGGCGGCAGTGCTAGTCGGCCTGCTGGGCTACTCATCGGCAATGCTGGCGCTGTTTGTGGACATCGGCCGGTTCGACCGCTTCTATCACCCGATCATTTACTGGAATGTACACTCGGTGCTGTGGGAAATCACCATGTGCGTCGTGCTGTACCTGACCGTGCTCTCGATCGAACTGCTTCCGGTCGTGATCGAAAGCACGCCGCTGCGGAAGGTGAAGTTCCTGGTCTCGCTGGGCCATTTGCTGCACCGGCTGATGCCGGGTGTCGCGCTGGCCGGTATGGGGCTTTCGCTACTGCACCAGTCGTCATTGGGTGCGACCTACGGTATTCTGACGGCGCGGCCCTTCTGGTATTCGCCAAGCGCGCCCGTGCTGTTCATCCTGTCGGCCATTGCGGCGGGAGCGTCATTGACTCTGCTCGTCACGCTGCTGACCGGAAAACTCACGCAGCGCGAGATGGTTCCGGATAACGTCATCACCGGGGTGGCGAAGTTTATCGGGTTCATGTGTCTGGCGTATCTGTACCTCAAGATCTGGAGCTGGGCAGCGACTAACTACTACAGCCATGTCCCGGAACAGCGGCTCGGTGCGGAAATCCTGGCGCAGGATACCCCGTACAATTACACGTTCTGGTTCGGCGAGGTGCTGTTCGGGGCGCTGGTGCCGGCAGTCTTCATGCTGTGGGGCAGGCTGCGCCGCAATCGAAATGCCCTGATGCTGGCGGCGGCCATGATCATTGCCGGGCTGGTCATCAACCGTTGGAACATGACGCTCTCCGGCTTCGTAATCCCGCTTGACTGGTCGCCTGGCGTAAGAGACATCTTCCCGGTGAACTTGTATGAGCCGGCGCTGATCGAATGGGGGGTCGCGATTGGCATTGTCGGCTACAGCTGGATCGCGTTTACACTCGGCGTGCGCTATCTGAACCTGTATCCCGAGGCCCGTCTGCTTTCTGAAGTGCCGAAAGAACCAGCTTAA
- a CDS encoding cytochrome c3 family protein, with amino-acid sequence MTIAKRRLIGTLCGIGITLIVTGIYMLMVTVTYAQSAGETPVATAAAVEPGLTVVPGEHPRIYDINGEPITPTGDNSYCLVCHSRPWKSVSLQDGSIINLYVDPSTIAASVHGTSSSVGALGCVDCHGENSFPHSGLTPTDERTYTLRTVQLCVGCHVEEAADLESGLHEEAIRAGNPNAALCTDCHGAHNIQPVVEQSELIAGVCGECHVSTLVEWRSSAHVDIGPLGCATCHSQHSQRIRAGSTADGLCLNCHNEMPDQWVHQQHASNDYPVGCTDCHMYVPDHGEDSTIKVALDPGVLPTGHTMTLTSLPCNTCHEQLMVDGTWAQLGGDTIALQAERDELVTQVTELQLELESAPEAEQGDFVPLIQGLMLGLGFGVTFAAVFIARGSSRTPVELAEESSHVVPDVPAPEAEPASSTETPSEERPNSDEEVS; translated from the coding sequence ATGACGATTGCAAAACGTCGGCTAATAGGAACTTTGTGTGGAATAGGTATCACGCTGATCGTCACCGGCATTTACATGCTGATGGTGACCGTGACCTATGCCCAAAGCGCGGGGGAAACTCCGGTCGCCACCGCGGCTGCGGTTGAGCCTGGGCTCACTGTAGTTCCAGGGGAACACCCGCGCATCTACGACATCAACGGCGAGCCGATTACGCCTACGGGCGACAACAGCTATTGCCTGGTGTGTCACAGCCGTCCGTGGAAATCGGTCAGCCTGCAGGACGGATCAATCATCAACCTGTATGTTGATCCAAGCACGATCGCGGCCTCGGTTCACGGCACGAGCAGCAGTGTCGGCGCGCTCGGCTGCGTCGACTGCCACGGCGAGAATTCATTCCCGCACAGCGGGCTTACGCCGACCGATGAGCGGACGTATACGCTGAGAACGGTGCAGTTGTGCGTCGGGTGCCATGTCGAAGAGGCCGCGGACCTGGAGTCCGGGCTGCACGAAGAAGCGATCCGTGCCGGCAACCCGAACGCGGCGCTGTGCACCGATTGTCACGGCGCGCACAACATCCAGCCGGTCGTGGAACAGAGCGAACTCATTGCCGGCGTGTGCGGCGAATGCCATGTTTCGACGCTCGTGGAATGGCGTTCCAGCGCGCATGTCGATATCGGTCCATTGGGATGCGCGACCTGCCACTCGCAGCACAGTCAACGGATCCGGGCGGGGAGTACGGCCGATGGGCTGTGCCTGAACTGCCATAACGAGATGCCGGACCAGTGGGTACATCAGCAGCATGCCAGCAACGACTATCCGGTGGGCTGCACCGACTGTCACATGTATGTGCCGGACCACGGTGAAGACAGCACGATCAAGGTTGCGCTGGATCCGGGCGTCCTGCCGACGGGGCATACCATGACGCTGACGTCCCTGCCATGCAACACCTGTCATGAGCAGTTGATGGTGGACGGCACCTGGGCGCAGCTTGGCGGCGATACGATCGCGCTGCAGGCGGAACGTGACGAACTGGTTACGCAGGTTACAGAACTGCAGCTCGAACTTGAAAGCGCGCCGGAAGCCGAACAAGGCGACTTTGTCCCCCTGATCCAGGGGCTGATGCTCGGCCTGGGGTTCGGCGTGACGTTCGCAGCCGTGTTCATTGCGCGCGGGAGCAGTCGCACACCCGTAGAACTGGCCGAAGAGTCGTCACACGTGGTGCCAGACGTGCCAGCACCTGAGGCTGAGCCCGCCAGCAGCACCGAAACTCCGTCCGAAGAAAGACCGAATTCAGACGAGGAAGTGTCATGA